One Pseudochaenichthys georgianus chromosome 7, fPseGeo1.2, whole genome shotgun sequence DNA segment encodes these proteins:
- the gnai3 gene encoding guanine nucleotide-binding protein G(i) subunit alpha, protein MGCTISAEDKAAVERSKMIDKNLRDDREKSAKEVKLLLLGAGESGKSTLVKQMKIIHEDGYSEEECKQYKVVVYSNTIQSIMAIIRAMGRLKIEFGDAARADDARQLFVLASSAEEGVLPSELTTVIQRLWGDVGVQTCFDRSREYQLNDSAAYYLNDLDRICQPNYVPTQQDVLRTRVKTTGIVETHFNFKDLYFKMFDVGGQRSERKKWIHCFEGVTSIIFCVALSDYDLVLAEDEEMNRMHESMKLFDSICNNKWFTLTSIILFLNKKDLFEEKITRSPLTICWPEYSAGNSYDETSCYIQAQFEDLNKRKGTKEIYTHFTCATDTKNVQFVFDAITDVIIKINLREIGLY, encoded by the exons ATGGGCTGCACGATCAGCGCCGAGGACAAAGCTGCGGTGGAGAGGAGTAAAATGATTGATAAAAACCTGCGGGACGACAGAGAGAAGTCAGCCAAAGAAGTGAAGCTGCTTCTGCTCG GTGCTGGGGAATCTGGAAAAAGCACACTAGTCAAGCAGATGAA AATCATTCACGAAGATGGCTACTCAGAAGAGGAATGCAAGCAGTACAAAGTGGTCGTGTACAGCAACACCATCCAGTCCATCATGGCCATCATCCGCGCCATGGGTCGCTTAAAGATAGAGTTCGGAGATGCTGCACGAGCG GACGATGCCCGCCAGCTGTTTGTCCTGGCGAGCTCTGCGGAGGAAGGCGTGTTGCCGTCCGAGTTGACCACTGTGATACAGAGGCTGTGGGGCGACGTGGGAGTTCAGACGTGCTTCGATCGATCACGAGAGTATCAGCTCAACGACTCTGCTGCATA CTACCTGAATGACCTGGACAGGATCTGTCAGCCGAACTACGTCCCGACTCAGCAGGATGTGCTGCGTACACGTGTGAAGACCACTGGCATTGTGGAAACTCACTTCAACTTCAAAGATCTCTACTTCAA GATGTTTGATGTCGGTGGTCAGCGCTCAGAGAGGAAGAAGTGGATCCATTGTTTTGAGGGTGTCACATCTATCATTTTCTGCGTAGCACTCAGTGACTACGACCTAGTCTTGGCTGAGGATGAGGAGATG AACCGGATGCATGAGAGCATGAAGCTTTTTGACTCCATCTGCAACAACAAGTGGTTCACACTCACCTCCATCATCCTCTTCCTCAACAAGAAGGACTTGTTTGAAGAGAAGATCACCCGGAGTCCGCTCACTATTTGCTGGCCCGAATACTCTG CTGGGAATTCGTACGATGAGACTTCATGTTATATCCAGGCCCAGTTTGAAGACCTTAACAAACGAAAGGGCACCAAGGAGATCTACACTCACTTCACCTGTGCCACAGACACCAAGAATGTTCAGTTTGTGTTTGACGCCATCACCGACGTCATCATCAAGATCAACCTGAGGGAGATCGGGCTTTACTAA
- the gpr61 gene encoding G-protein coupled receptor 61 — protein sequence MEHPVTPSPSWNHSLSGLPILPASLHPNISNVTSPATSLPGGLDLNRSLALCAMLIIDVLAVVGNLAVMIVITKTPQLRKFSFVFHLCLVDLLAALVLMPLGMLSDRILADEALCRSYLCLSVCLVSAAILTICAINVERYYYIVHPMRHEVKMTLGLVVTVLVLIWIKAVVMSVLPLVGWLLQGNQGVGTPSTLIQGQRHCSLHWTGVRHTRLLFMVFFTFIYFLCPMLIILVVYCNMFKVARVAAMQHGPLPTWMDTPRQRSESISSHSTMAASLGGTGARTTPQRTFSGGKAAVVLVAVGGQFLCCWLPYFYFHLYTAVVSTSPSSLGQLEDVVTWIGYFCFTSNPFFYGFLNRQIREELGRHLACLFKRAGPSEGEQLPSREASIEENFLQFLQGTGCNLEPCNSHSRGSQEDPETEGLQESAVQQNTPADFHIPGQILEETSEFIQRQQLNNELHVSENCYKTVPEL from the coding sequence ATGGAGCACCCTGTCACACCGAGCCCCTCCTGGAACCATTCTCTCTCGGGCCTCCCCATACTTCCAGCCTCTCTGCACCCAAATATCTCTAACGTGACCTCGCCGGCCACAAGCCTCCCAGGGGGGCTCGATCTGAACCGGTCCTTGGCGCTGTGTGCCATGCTCATCATCGATGTGCTGGCGGTGGTGGGGAACTTGGCTGTGATGATTGTGATCACTAAAACGCCGCAGCTACGCAAGTTTTCCTTTGTGTTCCACCTGTGTCTGGTGGACCTGCTGGCAGCGCTGGTGTTGATGCCTCTGGGGATGCTGTCAGACCGAATCCTTGCGGACGAGGCGCTGTGTCGGAGCTACctctgtctgagtgtgtgtctaGTGAGTGCTGCCATCCTCACCATCTGTGCCATCAATGTGGAGCGCTACTACTACATCGTCCACCCCATGCGTCATGAGGTGAAGATGACACTGGGGCTGGTGGTGACAGTGTTAGTGCTAATCTGGATTAAAGCCGTTGTTATGTCGGTGCTGCCTCTCGTTGGATGGCTGCTTCAGGGGAACCAGGGTGTGGGGACTCCTTCGACCCTCATTCAGGGTCAGAGACACTGCTCACTTCACTGGACGGGAGTCAGACACACGCGGCTACTTTTCATGGTCTTCTTTACGTTCATCTATTTTCTTTGCCCTATGCTGATCATCCTGGTGGTCTACTGCAACATGTTCAAGGTGGCGAGGGTAGCAGCCATGCAGCACGGCCCCCTGCCCACTTGGATGGACACGCCCAGACAACGCTCCGAGTCAATCAGCAGCCACTCCACCATGGCAGCCAGCCTCGGTGGAACTGGCGCCCGCACCACCCCACAGAGGACCTTCAGCGGCGGGAAGGCTGCGGTGGTTTTGGTGGCAGTGGGTGGCCAGTTCCTCTGCTGCTGGCTGCCATATTTCTACTTCCATCTCTACACGGCGGTGGTCTCTACCTCTCCCTCCTCACTGGGCCAGCTGGAGGATGTTGTCACATGGATAGGCTATTTTTGCTTCACCTCCAACCCCTTCTTCTACGGCTTCCTGAACCGTCAAATCCGCGAGGAGCTGGGCCGCCACCTGGCCTGCCTCTTCAAGCGGGCCGGGCCAAGCGAAGGGGAGCAGCTGCCCAGCCGCGAGGCCTCCATCGAGGAGAACTTTTTGCAGTTCCTTCAGGGCACTGGATGCAATCTGGAGCCCTGCAACTCACACAGCAGAGGCAGCCAAGAGGATCCAGAGACTGAGGGCCTTCAGGAATCAGCTGTTCAGCAGAACACGCCAGCTGACTTCCACATCCCAGGGCAGATCCTTGAGGAAACCTCAGAGTTCATACAGCGACAACAGCTGAACAATGAGCTACATGTATCAGAGAACTGCTACAAAACTGTGCCCGAGCTGTAG